Genomic window (Lynx canadensis isolate LIC74 chromosome D3, mLynCan4.pri.v2, whole genome shotgun sequence):
ATATCCATAGTCTGAGGGTCCAGGTCGGAATGGCTATTTTCAGGCAGAATTAGTGGGTGGTAATTAAGTTGGGGATACAtcccctgaaatatttttttcaagtttcttccgGGTTTCAATCTGTCGGACCGTATCTTGGGGCCCACCCCCGTCTGAAACGTGTACCGGGGCTTTGGTATTCCAGCACACATGAGTTCCTACTGTGCCCCGGCACCCTGCCTGCATATATTCATTTTCTCCCGTTACCGCGGCAGTCCTGGCACGCTGCAATACTGCGGTGAAGTAGGTTTTGTTATCCTGTCCTATACACTGCTAGACAGCAGTATAGCAAGCACTGTGCATGGAGTCTTGGTAAGTGCTACAGGGGCATCTAGAGCTAGGGGGGAGAGTTTTAGGTTTAGGAACACATTTCCATGATTGAGAGCCCCCCATTGCTCCATAATTCTGAACTAAATAGGCGGTTGTTTCTCCACAATCCTGTGTGTAGGTGTACCACTCGGGTACTACTGGGGATTCAGACTTTCCCCCTCTACATTCACATGGTTTTCCATATAAGTTATGTAGTATTGCCTCCTTAGCTGGAGGTTCGAGGCCTCCGCTCACAAAGGGGGTTTGTAAAATAAAAGAGGTTACAAAGAACAGAATGATTATCATGGCTATGGCTTGGGTGGTTTGCGGCGCAGGGTGATTTTTAGGGGATTGTCCTTACTCCGGTTGATTGTCCAGGTTGTTCCTTTCGCTGGAGGTCCGATGAGGTCTGAGAATGGGTGTACAGGCTTGGCGTGGGTGCAATGAATCCAGGTGGCGATTCTGTCTACTTTGATGGCCGTAGGTGTTGTCAGGATGACCTGGAAGGGTCCTTTCCACCTGGGTTCCAGAGTTCCCTGCCGATGACGTTTGACGAGGACCCAATCCCCTGGCCGGAATTGATGTGGAATAGGCGGGGGTCCAGTCTCATAGAGTTCCTTTAATTTGGGCCATACATCTTCATGGACCCTCTGCAAGGCTTGTAGGGAGAACCAGAATTCAAGACTATTATCATTCTCAGCTTTGACATGGTTATCTTTTCGGTTAGGGATGATAGGGGGTGGTCTACCATGCATTATTTCATAGGGTGTGAGTCCCAGTTTGTATGGGGAATTACGCATCCTGAACAGAGCGTAGGGGAGAAGGACCACCCAATTAAcgccagtctccatggtcaaTTTGGTTAGGGTCTCCTTTAATGTTCTGTTCATTCtctctacctgtcctgagctttggggtcGGTatgcacaatgtaatttccaatcAGCCCCAAGTATGGAAGCCAGTTCCTGACTTACCTTAGAGACGAATGCAGGTCCATTGTCTGACCCTATCATTActggaaaaccatacctgggcaGGATTTCTTCCAGGATCTTTTTGGCTACAATCTGCGTCGTTTCATTCTTGGTTGGAAAGGCTTCAGTCCATCCTGAAAAGGTATCTACAAAAACTAGCAAATACTTATATCCATATTTTCCTGGTTTTACCTCAGTGAAATCTACTTCCCAATAGGTCCCCGGTCTGCTCCCTCTTTGTCTTACCCCTGTTGCCTGAGGATTGCTATTCGCATTGTTGAGTTGGCACAGTGTACATTTAGTGACTACTTGATCGACCTTattggagacatttctggttttTAATCCAGTCTGTCTCAGTAAGTCCAACATTCGCCGGGAACCTAAGTGGGTGCTGTGATGGATCCGCTCTAGAACCTGCCACCCTAGTTTATCTGGGAGTATAATGCTGCTTTTGGAGTCTCTCCACCAGCCATCTTTGACTCGGGTCATAGGAAGTTTACTCATCCCTCGAATGTCGCTTTCTGAATACTCAGGGCTGGGGGGCAATTCCTGGGGTCCGGGGTCTGGCAGCTGTAGGGTCAGTAATTGCGCTGGGGGCCGAGCTATGTCTTTTGCAGTCCGATCGGCCAAATTGTTGCCCCGGGAAACTGGGTCGGTTGCCTTCTGGTGTCCTGGGCAATGCACAATCGCTAGCTTTTTGGGTTCCCATAAGGCTGCTAGCAGGGCTAgaatctcttctttatttttgatgtcttTCCCTTCGGCTGTGAGGAGCCCCCGTTCTCTGTATATCGCCCCATGTACGTGAGCGGTGGCGAAGGCATATCTATCGGCTATCAGTGTACACGGTTAGCTTGCGGTCTCTTCCTAATTTTAGGGCCTGGGTTGAGGCTATTAGTTCAGCCTTTTGGGCCGAGGTTCCAGGGGGTAGGGCTTCTGCCCAAACCACCTGGGTTTCTGAAGTTACGGCCGCCCCCGCATACCTTTGTCCCTGGTGAACGGAGCTGCTTCCATCGCTGAACCAGATGGCGTCCGCATCCAATAATGGTTGGTCCTGCAAGTCCTCCCCTGTAAACTTGAGCCAGTATGTCGGCGCAGTCATGAAGTGGGGTTCCCATGTCTGGGTCTGGCAGCAGTGATGCTGGGTTCAGGGCCGTTGGGGGGGTGAAGATGACCCTGAGGGGGTTCAGCAGCAGTCCCTGGTAATGAGTGAGTCGGGCATTGCTCAACCATCGGTCAGGCGGCTGCTTGAGGATGCCCTCGATGGCATGCGGGGTGGTGACTTGTAGCTCTTGGCCCATGGTCAGCTTATCAGCGTCCTTTACCATTAGGGCAGTGGCTGCAATCATCCATCCGGAGACAGGGTGGCCATCCGGCGGCCACTGGATCTAGCTTTTTAGACAGATAGGCTACTGGCCTGCGCCAAGGGCCTAAATGCTGGGTTAGCACCGCCTTAGCTATGCCTCGGTTTTCATCTACACATAGATGGAAGGGTTTGGAGACATCGGGGAGTCCCAGGGCAGGTGCTGATAGCAGAGCAGTTTTAATTCGTTGGAAGGCCTGTTTGGCTTCTTCCGTCCAACTATAGGGCTGTTGGTCCTTTGTTGCCTGGTATAAAGGCTTTGCTAATTCAGCAAACCCTGGTATCCATAGTCTGCAGAACCCAGCCGACCCCAGGAATTCCCTCACCTGTCGTGGTGTCTGCGGTCTGGGAATACGAAGGACGGTCTCCTTCCGGGCATCCGTTAGCCAGCGTTGCCCCCCTTTCAGTAAGTAACCCAGGTAAGTTACCTCTGACTTGCAGATCTGAGCCTTCTTTGATGAGGCGCGGTAGCCTAAGGTTCCCAGAGTTCGCAGGAGACCTTCGGTTCCCTGGATGCAGGCTTCGGTCGTCTCGGCAGCTATTAAGAGATCATCAACATACTGCAGGAGAGTTATATTAGGGTGTTGTTGTCTGTACTCACTTAAATCTTCGTGTAGAGCATCGTCGAACAGGGTCGGAGAGTTTTTGAATCCTTGTAGCAGTCTGGTCCAAGTGAGTTGGCCGTTTATGCCCCTGTCTGGATCTGTCCACTCGAATGCAAATAGCTCCTGACTTTAGGCGCTAGTGGTAGGctgaaaaaagcatcttttagATCCAGAACAGTATACCATTGTTTTTCTGGGCTGAGGGCACTCAAGAGAGTATAGGGGTTAGGAACGGTTGGATGTATGTCCATCACCCGCTTATTGACTTCTCTCAGGTCCTGCACTGGTCTGTATTCCCCGCTGTTGGGTTTGCGCACGGGCAGCAGGGGGGTATTCCATGCTGAGTGGCAGGTGCGtaggaccccgagatcaaggaAGCGGCGGATATGCGGTGTGATGCCATTTTTGGCTTCCATGGGCATAGGGTATTGGCGCACGCGGACGGGGTCTGTCCCGGGCTTGACCTCTACAAATAGGGCTGGGCGATGTTTTGCTAGCCCCATACCACCCGTTTTTCTGCCCACGCGTCTGGGAAGCGTTGAAGCCAGGGCTCGGTGCCCTGATCCAGAGGAGTGGGTTTCTGATGGAGCCTGTATTCATCTTCTAGTCTCACAGTGAGTACAGATATGGGTTGGTTGTGAAAGTCAGTCACTGTGGGTCCTCCCGGTTGGAAATGAATTTGGGCCCCCATTTTGGTAAGCAAATCCCTCCCCAACAGGGGGCAGGGGCTGTCAGAAATGACCAGGAAGGAGTGGGTTACCTTCCCAGTTCCCAAGTCCACAGTCCTCTGAGTTGTCCAGGGGTACTTTTTTATTCCGGTGGCTCCTTGTACCCAGGAAGATTTTTCAGATACTTTTCCATGGGGCTTGACCAGAACTGAGTGCTGTGCCCCGGTATCAACTAGGAACTGGACCGGGCTCCCCTCCACTTGCAATGTTACCCTAGGTTCGGGGAGGGGATCCGAACCCCGTCCTCCCTATTCTGTATCTTGGGTAAACAGTATGGGGGCTGTTTTAGGCTGCCATTGTCCTTGGCTGGGGCGGGGTTGTTTCTTTTTGGGGCACTCTGGTGcccaatggcctttttttttacaataggCGCACTGATCTTTATCTAAGTGTCGCCTGGGAGGGCGTGTTGTTTGAGTGCCTTCTAGGGGTGGCTGTTCTTTCTGGACTATAGAGGCCAGGACTTTAGTCATTTTCTCTGTGGCCTTGATCTCTCTTCTGGGGCATCCCTGTTGTTGTAGACCCATTGTGCTATACGGAGCAGATCCTGGATCTGTTTACCTTCTAAATCCTCTAGCCTTTGGAGTTTTTTCTTAATGTCAGGAGCTGCTTGATTTACAAAGGACATAACGACAGCAGCCTGGTTCTCAGGGACTTCTGGATCCATGGGGGTAAACTGTCTAAAGGCTTCCATTAGTCTAAGTAAGCAGCTGgactctctgtctttccctgtacgACCGAATATACCTTAGCCAAATTGGTGGGCTTGCGAGCAGCAGCCCGGAGACCCGCCATCAGAGTCTGGCGATAAATGAGTAGCCTTCCcctaccttctgccgtgttgtAGTCCCATTCGTCCTGTGGAGGTCTGGTTAGGGGGAAAGCCGCATTAATGAGGTCAGGGTTAGATGTCAGCTGACCGTCGTCTTCGAGAACCAGCTTTCTTCTTGCTTCTAATTGGATCCTCTCTCGCTCCTCTGTAGTGAACAGGATGCGGAGGAGCTGCTGACAGTCATCCCAGGTGGGCTGGTGGGTGAACATGACACTGTCTAAAAGAGCTATTAGGTCTTTAGGGTTATCAGAGAATCGAGAGTTCTGTGTTTTCCAGTTGTAAAGGTCACTGGTGGAAAAGGGCCAATACTGGAGTCGGGGGTTGCCTGTTTCATCTGGGGGTCCTATTTCCCGCAGGGGTAGGGCCACAGTGGAGTCGGGGAGGCGAGGGTTTGGCTCACGCTGAGTGCGCCCGCGGCTTCAGCCGGCTGGCCCCTTGAGGTCAGTTTCGTTTTCAATGGGGCCCGGTGCAGCTATAGCCTCCCGTCCTCCTGGTTCCGGCGCGGCTGCCGCTTCCCGTCCTCCCGGTTCCCCTAGGGGGGCAACTAGCAGGGCGGCTGGTGCTGGTAGGGCCTGGGGTACGAGGGGAGGGGGATGATAGGGTGGAGGGTCTAGGGATAGTAGGTCCTGACTATCAGGCAATATGGGATACAAGGGCGCGGATGGCATCTTTGGTTTTGGGGGATCTGCAGTCCGCATGGCAAGGACCTTCCACGTTCCTGAGGACAGGAAGGGGGCCAACCAAGGGGGTGGATTTTCCACCAAATCTTGCCATACTAGAACGTAAGGGAATCTGATCCGGGTGTCCCTTGCGACCCGGTAGAAAAATCTTTGACTTCACCTTAGCAATTATAGGGAGGCAGAAAGTTCCTTCGGTTGGCCATTCGGAGTGGCAGAGGGTTATTAATTTTCCCCTCCGGATGTCTAGACTCAAATTCTGTCCTCTGGTTCTAACATCCCTGAAGTTAGcaacaaggagagaaagaggaatgcTTTGAGATTGGCCCATCTGTATCCTGGAGGTGGAGAAAAGgattaaaaggagaaacagtAAAGTTATGAGGATTTCTGGTTGCGCCAGGCCAGGTCACCTGTGAAAGAGAAGGGGTTCAACACTTAAAGGTTATAGAATAGAGAACATGAAACATAGGTCGCTAGCGCGTTTCGGGTGTCCGTAACCTGAACAGAAAAGCTCCAATGGGCCAAAATGGTGCCCCAGACGGGTGCCAGAGGACGTCTCCTACTGGTCCCGACTGACTGCCCTATAGCGCGTCCGCCAGGGCTGTGTCAGTCCCTGATACAGATCCCGCGCGGGAGAGAGCCAGAAACGAACAGACGATATACAGACAGAAACGGACAGAGCCGGGTCACTTACCGATCAGCTTCAGGGACGACCCGTTGACTTGGGGTCTGGAGGGCTTGGGGGTATCCCAGATGAGCCCCCAAATGATATGCCCAAATTCGGGTGACCCTCAagaacaaaccaccagagtccagagtcaaagccaagcggcaagggccgtttattgcaggttcgaacccagACCTCCGCGCACTCGTTGTCAGTGACGCTAAGAGTGCCCGAGTGAGGTTTTTACAGCctttttatagacaggcacaaacaagttatgGGGAAGTTAGGGATCTTCCAcggttacagagctgttattggttgaTATTTAAATTTGACCACTCAGCAAAACTTGACTGGTTCCCGCCTTTAGGTCAAACCACAACCGGGCATGCCCTGGCTGGTTCcggtacgggggggggggggggtcttttctTTGCGGTTTTGGGTAcccctggtaatttttctcttagtctctcacCCAAAGGCTCTCAAAACATATCCTCAGATTGCAGCAtcggcatcacctgggaacttggtaGAAATGCAAGGTCTCGGGCCCCACCTACCGAATCAGAAACTTGAGGACTGGGCCCCAGCAGTATGTTCTAATGAGCCACCTGTATGACTCCGGTGCACACTCTAGACTAGGGATCAGTGACCCAGCCCCATTGTGCAGATGGGGAAATGGGCTCAGAGACTCAGCAGCTCATGAAAAGTCACAGCACATAAATGGCTAGCCAGGTTTCAAATCCCAGTTTGTCTCATTTTAGAACCAGgactcttgggggggggggggctgggggggtgcaGAAAATCGTGGGAATTCCCAAGAAGGGGGAGAAGAGTCCAGAAGCCTCTTTCTCGGAGGAAGCTGGCCCAGATCTCAGGTACTTGTGTTCACCTCTGTAGCAGCCAGACATCAGAGGGGAAGAGACCAGCTCACGGTCACCCCACACGCCCCCACTAGGGCCGGAAGGGAGGGCCAGAGCAGGGCTGAGCTTCCTGGCAACAGACTACCTTTCAGAAGAGGCATCCATGGCcctaccccacccaccccaaaacACACAACTGGGAAATACTTGCAAGTTCAGCCTCTCCTATGCTGCTCAACACTGCAGAGAATTGCACGCCCCAAACTCTTGACAACAGAAGCTGACAGGCGGGGATGGATGGACCAAGCAGGCCCAGCAGGCAGCCGGTTTCACACACAACAGTCCCACACatctgtgggggggaggggctgcagaaCCAGCCTAGCGGGTTTGGGGTGCCCGCCCTCCCTGGGCTCCAGGCCCAAGCCCCCCAAATCTTCCTCTCAGACTGGGAAAAGACTCACACCTACCTTAGAGTATTGTCAGAGTGAAATTAGGCCTGATCCTGCTGTCCAAAGGAGGATGGTTCACTCTGGGGATACCTGGCCGTCGCCCTTTCTCCAGCCAAGAGCCTGGCGGGGAAAAGTCGGATGGTTTCTCAGGGTGTTGATAGCCACAAACCGGGTAGGGTCTCCTTGAGGGAAAGGGAGCCTTACAAAAGCCCCCCTTTCCCATCTGCCCAGGGGGCCCTCACTCTggaaaggatgggggtggggggcggctgaGTCACGAAGGTTCAGCCAGGGCGACTAGCAGCAGGAGGCGACTCATCTGCATTTCCAAAGGCCCGCCCCGTCCACGTCCCCGCCCCGTCCACGTCCCCTCCCCGAGAATGGGCCGGAGATGTGAGGGCTTACCCTGGAGCCCTCCGCCTCAGGGGATCCCGGGGAAGGCCCGCTCGGCTTTCCCAGGCCACaatcctccctcacccccacccccccccccacccggcctCTAGAGCTCAGGGTTGGGGGGTGTGCCCTGCACGACTAGATCAGTGGCTTCCGTGAAGGCCTCGAGCCCAAAGTGGGgacaaagtgggggagggagctaCCCCTCGGGCTCAGCTGTTACGGGCGTTGAGAGCCCGACAAGGTCGCCGAGGCCCGGGTAGGCAGCGGGGGTCGGCCTAGGATCAGGGTCGGGCCGCGAGGGAGGCTTCCGCCGCCTCCGGAGGCGCCGGGCGGTGTCAGGGGAAGCCTCGAGGCCCCGACCGTCCCCGTGGCCCTTTGCTACTGGCTCCCGCTCCCCGGGCTCGGAACGAGGTCTCctcgtgccccccacccctccccggagTCGGGCGCGGGGTCCGGGGCGGCTGCGGAGCCCGCGCTCGTCGTCGAGGCCTCCCCCGGCCAGGGGCGTCCACGCGGGCGGCGGCCTGAAACGCGGGCGGCGGCGCgccggcctcccctcccccccggccccgccgcctccttccctcctcccgccTGGCGCGCAGCAGCCGCCACCGCCCGAGCCGCGGGCGGCGCGCGAAATGGCGCCCGTCTGGCCGCCTCGCCCGGCGGAGGCGACGGTGGGAGCCGGGGCGCGTGACGCCCCCAGGCCCACGGCCCCCGCAACAGTCTCGGCGACCACCCTCCGGCGTGGGGCGCTGTGCCCTGGCGGGTTCTCGGGGCCCGCCCGCCGAGGGGCCGCCGTCAGCCCCGGGCCCCCAACGACAaccggggaaggagggaggaaggaggaggagggcggcCGCCATTAGCCACCCGCAGCCCGGCCCGCCCGCCGGCCGACCCCGGCCCTGGCCCCGGCCTGCGGCTCTGCTCTGAACCTGAAAATAAAACTCGTGTTTGGGAGGGAGGAGCGAGCGCGGTCGGGAGAACAGGCAGCGCTTGGTGGCAGGCGGGAGAGATGCTGCGTCATGGTGCCAACATGGACGCCGgccttttgtcctttttttgctTAGGAAGCGCAGGCccgcccaggagccccgaaaAGCCGGCTTCAGAGTGCGAGCCCGAcaatcaaaagagagagaggcccTAGGCCGAGTGGGGAGCTTTCCTCGTTTTTCGAGCCCCCCCCCAATCTCCAAAACACTTCAACTTTCTCCTCCCCAGGAAGGCTCAGACCTAGAAAAGCGAAGGGGATGAACGCAGGCGGCTCCATGGATGCCCGAGCTCGCTGGGGAGACCCTCCCCACGCCTCCGGGGCAGAAGGGGCAAAAAGGTCTGAGGAGTCCtcgtccccccacccctccccatctGGCTGCCAAACATAAAGCTCCAGAAACCTCCCTTCAGCTCCCAAACATCTGCAGCCCTTGGCCTGCTAGAAAAAAGATTTCCTCGAAGGGGCaaaaggcactttttttttttttttaaacttaccgGCTCTGCCCGGTGCCATGGAGTCTGGAAGATCAAGCTGGGCGGAGGTTTTGGACGTGTTatgtaaaaaatatcttttggcgggggagggggggattgTTTAGTTAGGATTATTGGGGGAATGGTGGTGTCTTTCTTGTTGTTACCTTTTTGTAAGTTACACTCTCATGGCATTTTCTGCTCCTTCCACTTCTGCAAACTTTCCAGGGTTGGGTTGGCAAAAG
Coding sequences:
- the LOC115528068 gene encoding LOW QUALITY PROTEIN: uncharacterized protein LOC115528068 (The sequence of the model RefSeq protein was modified relative to this genomic sequence to represent the inferred CDS: inserted 3 bases in 2 codons; deleted 4 bases in 3 codons), with the translated sequence MAGLRAAARKPTNLAKGGRGSDPLPEPRVTLQVEGSPVQFLVDTGAQHSVLVKPHGKVSEKSSWVQGATGIKKYPWTTQRTVDLGTGKVTHSFLVISDSPCPLLGRDLLTKMGAQIHFQPGGPTVTDFHNQPISVLTVRLEDEYRLHQKPTPLDQGTEPWLQRFPDAWAEKGGMGLAKHRPALFVEVKPGTDPVRVRQYPMPMEAKNGITPHIRRFLDLGVLRTCHSAWNTPLLPVRKPNSGEYRPVQDLREVNKRVMDIHPTVPNPYTLLSALSPEKQWYTVLDLKDAFFSLPLAPXSQELFAFEWTDPDRGINGQLTWTRLLQGFKNSPTLFDDALHEDLSEYRQQHPNITLLQYVDDLLIAAETTEACIQGTEGLLRTLGTLGYRASSKKAQICKSEVTYLGYLLKGGQRWLTDARKETVLRIPRPQTPRQVREFLGSAGFCRLWIPGFAELAKPLYQATKDQQPYSWTEEAKQAFQRIKTALLSAPALGLPDVSKPFHLCVDENRGIAKAVLTQHLGPWRRPVAYLSKKLDPVAAGWPPCLRMMIAATALMVKDADKLTMGQELQVTTPHAIEGILKQPPDRWLSNARLTHYQGLLLNPLRVIFTPPTALNPASLLPDPDMGTPLHDCADILAQVXTGEDLQDQPLLDADAIWFSDGSSSVHQGQRYAGAAVTSETQVVWAEALPPGTSAQKAELIASTQALKLGRDRKLTVYTDSRRYAFATAHVHGAIYRERGLLTAEGKDIKNKEEILALLAALWEPKKLAIVHCPGHQKATDPVSRGNNLADRTAKDIARPPAQLLTLQLPDPGPQELPPSPEYSESDIRGMSKLPMTRVKDGWWRDSKSSIILPDKLGWQVLERIHHSTHLGSRRMLDLLRQTGLKTRNVSNKVDQVVTKCTLCQLNNANSNPQATGVRQRGSRPGTYWEVDFTEVKPGKYGYKYLLVFVDTFSGWTEAFPTKNETTQIVAKKILEEILPRYGFPVMIGSDNGPAFVSKVSQELASILGADWKLHCAYRPQSSGQVERMNRTLKETLTKLTMETGVNWVVLLPYALFRMRNSPYKLGLTPYEIMHGRPPPIIPNRKDNHVKAENDNSLEFWFSLQALQRVHEDVWPKLKELYETGPPPIPHQFRPGDWVLVKRHRQGTLEPRWKGPFQVILTTPTAIKVDRIATWIHCTHAKPVHPFSDLIGPPAKGTTWTINRSKDNPLKITLRRKPPKP